A DNA window from Rhodococcus sp. Z13 contains the following coding sequences:
- a CDS encoding APC family permease has product MATTAPRIHDNIAKRVLLGRPLRSDTLGHTLLPKRIALPVFASDALSSVAYAPDEIFLVLSVAGFSAYAFSGWIGLAVAVVLVVVVASYRQNVHAYPSGGGDYEVATTNLGATAGLAVGSALIVDYVLTVAVSLSSAAQNIGSAVPFVEHHRVLFALAAIGLLTAVNLRGLREAGTAFAIPTYAFMFCIAVMLSWGFARILVFGDDLRAESSHYQLAAENSHLVGLAFAFLVARAFSSGCAALTGVEAISNGVPAFRKPRSRNAATTLLMLGAIAITLLMGIIVLAERLGVVIAEDPQQQLLGAPDDYHQKTMVAQIAETVFSGFPLGFYLVTAVTALILGLAANTAFNGFPVLASVLAQDRHLPTQLRTRGDRLAFSNGIVLLAVAAMVLVWVFHAQVTHLIQLYIVGVFVSFTLSQTGMVRHWTRLLATETDARDRRRMQRSRAVNAVGLAMTGTVLVIVLVTKFAAGAWIAILAMVCVFVFMRAIHRHYERVARELDAAQWDGLLPSRTYSIVLVAKLHHPTRRALAYAGVTHPDTLEAITVDVDEDETRRLLQEWEDSDITVPLKVLESPYREITRPVLDYVARVRGHSPRDVVTVFIPEYVVGHWWENLLHNQSALRLKSRLLFRPGVMVTSVPWRLKSSADTPDSRVQ; this is encoded by the coding sequence ATGGCCACCACCGCGCCGAGGATCCACGACAACATCGCCAAACGCGTGTTGTTGGGAAGGCCGTTACGCAGCGACACCCTCGGCCACACGCTGCTGCCCAAACGCATCGCCCTGCCGGTCTTCGCCTCCGACGCGTTGTCGTCCGTCGCCTACGCCCCGGACGAGATCTTCCTGGTGCTGTCGGTGGCGGGATTCTCCGCCTACGCCTTCTCCGGCTGGATCGGTCTGGCCGTGGCCGTCGTGCTGGTCGTGGTGGTCGCGAGCTACCGGCAGAACGTGCACGCCTACCCGTCGGGAGGAGGTGACTACGAGGTCGCGACCACGAACCTCGGCGCGACGGCCGGCCTCGCGGTGGGCAGCGCCCTGATCGTCGACTACGTCCTGACGGTCGCGGTGTCCCTCTCGTCGGCAGCGCAGAACATCGGTTCGGCCGTGCCCTTCGTCGAACACCACAGAGTGCTGTTCGCCCTGGCCGCGATCGGTCTGCTCACCGCCGTGAACCTGCGGGGCCTGCGCGAGGCGGGAACGGCCTTCGCGATCCCCACCTACGCCTTCATGTTCTGCATCGCCGTCATGCTGAGCTGGGGATTCGCCCGGATCCTGGTGTTCGGCGACGACCTGCGCGCCGAGTCGTCGCACTATCAGCTGGCCGCCGAGAACTCGCATCTGGTGGGGCTGGCGTTCGCGTTCCTGGTGGCGCGGGCGTTCTCGTCGGGGTGCGCCGCCCTCACCGGGGTGGAAGCGATCAGCAACGGTGTGCCCGCCTTCCGCAAACCGAGATCGCGCAACGCCGCGACCACCCTGCTCATGCTCGGCGCGATCGCGATCACCCTGCTGATGGGCATCATCGTGCTCGCCGAGAGGCTGGGTGTGGTGATCGCGGAGGATCCGCAGCAGCAACTGCTGGGAGCGCCGGACGACTACCACCAGAAGACGATGGTCGCGCAGATCGCCGAGACGGTGTTCTCCGGGTTCCCGCTCGGCTTCTATCTCGTCACCGCTGTGACCGCGCTGATCCTGGGGCTGGCCGCGAACACCGCGTTCAACGGTTTCCCCGTTCTCGCATCGGTACTCGCGCAGGACAGGCACCTGCCGACGCAGTTGCGCACCCGCGGCGACCGGCTGGCCTTCAGCAACGGCATCGTGCTCCTCGCCGTCGCCGCGATGGTGCTCGTGTGGGTGTTCCACGCGCAGGTCACGCATCTCATCCAGCTCTACATCGTCGGTGTGTTCGTCTCGTTCACGTTGAGCCAGACCGGCATGGTGCGGCACTGGACGCGACTGCTGGCCACGGAGACGGATGCGCGCGACCGGCGGCGGATGCAGCGTTCCCGCGCCGTGAACGCGGTGGGCCTGGCGATGACGGGCACGGTCCTGGTGATCGTGCTGGTCACGAAGTTCGCCGCCGGCGCGTGGATCGCGATCCTGGCGATGGTGTGCGTCTTCGTGTTCATGCGGGCCATCCACCGGCACTACGAGCGGGTCGCGCGGGAGCTGGACGCGGCGCAGTGGGACGGTCTGCTGCCCAGCCGCACCTATTCGATCGTGCTGGTGGCCAAGCTGCATCACCCCACCCGCCGCGCGCTCGCGTATGCGGGCGTGACCCATCCCGACACACTCGAGGCGATCACCGTCGACGTCGACGAGGACGAGACCCGGCGACTGCTGCAGGAATGGGAGGACAGCGACATCACCGTGCCGCTGAAGGTGCTGGAGTCGCCCTATCGGGAGATCACCCGGCCGGTGCTGGACTACGTCGCGCGGGTGCGGGGCCACTCCCCGCGCGACGTCGTGACCGTGTTCATCCCCGAGTACGTGGTGGGGCACTGGTGGGAGAACCTGCTGCACAACCAGAGCGCGCTGCGGTTGAAGAGCCGGTTGCTCTTCCGTCCCGGGGTGATGGTGACGAGTGTGCCCTGGCGTCTGAAATCGTCTGCCGACACACCGGATTCGCGTGTGCAGTAG
- a CDS encoding PaaI family thioesterase translates to MTDSILDLHINDGLTDEEIDHEKNTYGPLAEDVRELILLALQTRVDADDVARAREHLAAAREILERDRETGPYGTRYNDSGRYRTWGNAVMGLRNAIAPIGEIHEEPDGRVWADFRLNPAYEGPAGHTHGGVTALVLDQILGDAARAGGHPGMTGTLTVRYRRRTPLGALHAEARIDRVEGRKTFVKGHIADAEGVCVEAEGIFIAPQWMIEHRENLDTSPRRE, encoded by the coding sequence ATGACCGATTCCATCCTCGACCTCCACATCAACGACGGCCTGACCGACGAGGAGATCGATCACGAGAAGAACACCTACGGGCCGCTCGCCGAGGACGTCCGCGAGCTGATCCTGCTGGCCCTGCAGACCCGCGTCGACGCCGACGACGTCGCGCGCGCCCGCGAACACCTCGCCGCCGCCCGCGAGATCCTCGAACGCGACCGCGAGACCGGCCCGTACGGCACGCGGTACAACGACTCGGGCCGCTACCGCACCTGGGGCAACGCCGTGATGGGACTGCGCAACGCCATCGCCCCCATCGGTGAGATCCACGAGGAACCGGACGGGCGCGTGTGGGCCGACTTCAGGCTCAACCCCGCCTACGAAGGACCCGCCGGCCACACCCACGGCGGTGTCACGGCCCTGGTGCTCGACCAGATCCTCGGCGACGCGGCGCGCGCCGGTGGGCATCCCGGCATGACCGGCACCCTCACCGTCCGCTACCGCAGGCGCACACCCCTCGGCGCGTTGCACGCAGAGGCGAGGATCGACCGCGTCGAGGGCCGAAAGACCTTCGTGAAAGGACACATTGCCGACGCGGAGGGTGTCTGCGTCGAAGCCGAGGGCATCTTCATCGCGCCGCAGTGGATGATCGAGCACCGGGAGAACCTCGACACATCTCCGCGCCGCGAGTAG
- a CDS encoding amino acid permease, with amino-acid sequence MPGVGIWRTKSVEQSIADTDEPGSRLRRELTAKDLTVFGVAVVIGAGIFTLTARTAGNVAGPSISLAFVLAAIACGLAALCYAEFASAVPVAGSAYTFSYATFGEFVAWIIGWDLILEFALASAVVAKGWSMYLGGMFGADASIDLGPITVDWGSLLIVGVITVILAIGTKVSSRVSAIVTAIKVAVVLLVIVVGIFYIDKSNYSPYVPQAEEAEATATGMHQSLFSALTGAGGSTYGWYGLLAAASLVFFAFIGFDVVATTAEETKNPQKSLPRGIFGSLAIVTALYVGVTLVLTGMVKYTDLRTGSELVGDGSATLATAFEAHGVTWAEMAINIGGLAGLTTVVMVMMLGQTRVLFAMSRDGLVTRKLAVTNHKGVPVRITLIVGAVVAVLAAVFPMGVLEEMVNIGTLFAFVLVCVGVMVLRRTRPDLPRGFRVPLVPLVPILAVLACGWLMLNLSVETWIRFVAWMVLGVAVYFLYGRRKSVLGQRLKLEAAQKAAARNEVIEPEPV; translated from the coding sequence ATGCCCGGAGTCGGCATCTGGCGGACCAAATCCGTCGAACAGTCGATCGCGGATACCGACGAACCCGGTTCGCGACTACGACGAGAGCTCACCGCGAAGGACCTGACCGTCTTCGGCGTCGCCGTCGTGATCGGTGCCGGGATCTTCACCCTCACCGCCCGCACCGCGGGCAACGTCGCCGGACCCTCCATCTCCCTGGCGTTCGTCCTCGCCGCGATCGCCTGCGGCCTCGCCGCCCTCTGCTACGCCGAGTTCGCGTCGGCCGTGCCCGTCGCCGGCAGCGCCTACACCTTTTCCTACGCCACCTTCGGCGAATTCGTCGCCTGGATCATCGGCTGGGACCTGATCCTCGAGTTCGCCCTCGCCTCCGCGGTCGTCGCCAAGGGATGGTCGATGTACCTCGGGGGGATGTTCGGGGCCGACGCCTCGATCGATCTGGGGCCGATCACGGTGGACTGGGGATCGCTGCTCATCGTCGGCGTCATCACCGTGATCCTCGCGATCGGCACCAAGGTGTCGTCGCGGGTGTCGGCGATCGTCACCGCCATCAAGGTGGCCGTGGTGCTGCTCGTCATCGTCGTCGGCATCTTCTACATCGACAAGTCGAACTACTCGCCGTACGTCCCGCAGGCCGAGGAGGCCGAGGCCACCGCGACCGGCATGCACCAGTCGCTGTTCTCGGCGCTCACCGGCGCCGGTGGGAGCACCTACGGCTGGTACGGCCTCCTCGCCGCCGCGAGCCTGGTGTTCTTCGCCTTCATCGGCTTCGACGTCGTCGCCACCACCGCCGAGGAGACCAAGAACCCGCAGAAGTCGCTGCCGCGCGGCATCTTCGGTTCGCTGGCGATCGTCACCGCCCTCTACGTCGGTGTCACCCTCGTGCTCACCGGCATGGTGAAGTACACCGACCTGCGGACCGGCAGCGAACTGGTCGGTGACGGCAGTGCCACCCTGGCCACGGCCTTCGAGGCGCACGGTGTCACCTGGGCGGAGATGGCCATCAACATCGGCGGTCTCGCCGGCCTCACCACCGTCGTCATGGTGATGATGCTCGGCCAGACCCGCGTGCTGTTCGCGATGTCCCGCGACGGGCTCGTCACCCGCAAGCTGGCAGTGACCAATCACAAGGGTGTGCCGGTGCGCATCACCCTCATCGTCGGTGCCGTCGTCGCTGTCCTCGCCGCGGTGTTCCCGATGGGTGTGCTCGAGGAGATGGTCAACATCGGCACCCTGTTCGCCTTCGTCCTGGTGTGCGTCGGCGTGATGGTGCTCCGCCGCACCCGTCCCGACCTGCCCCGCGGTTTCCGGGTCCCGCTGGTGCCGCTGGTGCCGATCCTCGCGGTCCTCGCCTGTGGCTGGCTCATGCTCAACCTCTCGGTCGAGACCTGGATCCGCTTCGTGGCCTGGATGGTGCTGGGTGTGGCCGTCTACTTCCTCTACGGACGCCGCAAGTCGGTGCTCGGCCAGCGGCTGAAGCTCGAAGCGGCGCAGAAGGCCGCGGCCCGGAACGAGGTGATCGAACCCGAGCCGGTCTGA
- a CDS encoding IS5 family transposase has translation MITYRATLDVPEHTLTFVARILAAHRRRTDRRPWQRAATVYVQALMVLRWFRDGTDVATLARDARISQATAYRYLHEGIDVIAAHAPDLHDVLERGIESGWEHVCLDGTLIASTRCRERSESGHDVWYSGKHRRHGGNVQVLTDPTGYPIWVSEVAPGSVHDLTAARRGGILGALYHAAAGGMPTLADKGYTGAGIGVHVPTKGRDLDIGTRCRNTLLSAMRAPAERANALLKTRWKALQRISLCPWRIGSIAAAALVLLHLQAPAW, from the coding sequence GTGATTACCTATCGTGCCACGCTCGACGTGCCCGAGCACACCCTGACCTTCGTCGCCCGTATCCTCGCTGCCCACCGCCGCAGGACCGATCGCCGGCCGTGGCAGCGGGCCGCGACCGTCTACGTCCAGGCTCTGATGGTGCTGCGGTGGTTCCGCGACGGCACCGACGTCGCCACCCTGGCGCGCGATGCCCGCATCTCGCAGGCCACCGCCTACCGGTATCTCCACGAAGGTATCGACGTGATCGCTGCGCACGCCCCGGACCTGCACGACGTGCTCGAACGTGGGATCGAGTCCGGCTGGGAGCATGTCTGTCTCGACGGCACCCTCATCGCCTCGACTCGCTGCCGGGAGCGTTCCGAGTCCGGGCACGACGTGTGGTACTCGGGTAAACATCGCCGCCACGGCGGCAACGTCCAGGTCCTGACCGATCCGACCGGCTACCCGATCTGGGTGTCCGAGGTTGCCCCCGGTTCGGTGCACGACCTCACCGCTGCTCGTCGGGGCGGGATCCTCGGCGCCCTCTACCACGCTGCCGCCGGCGGGATGCCCACCCTCGCCGACAAGGGGTACACCGGTGCCGGGATCGGCGTCCACGTCCCGACGAAAGGCCGTGATCTCGATATCGGCACTCGTTGCCGCAACACGCTGCTGTCTGCGATGCGTGCTCCGGCCGAACGCGCGAACGCGCTGCTGAAGACCCGGTGGAAGGCGCTGCAGCGAATCAGTCTATGTCCGTGGAGGATCGGCTCGATCGCTGCTGCGGCTCTCGTTCTTCTTCACCTGCAAGCACCGGCCTGGTGA
- a CDS encoding Lrp/AsnC family transcriptional regulator translates to MFSLDRLDAALLGELTRNPRAGIVDLAAKLGVARNTVQSRIKKLEESGAVAGYRPVVDLPTLGVPLQAFIGAELVQARMGHVIAELERFPQVLEVHATTGREDLLIRMAAQSQEDLLKVLERIHAIEGVAHTTTTLALATPVAYRTQPLVDHLTRDAGTGRSTSYQRS, encoded by the coding sequence GTGTTCAGTCTCGACCGCCTCGACGCGGCCCTCCTCGGAGAACTCACCCGCAACCCCCGCGCCGGCATCGTCGACCTCGCCGCCAAACTCGGTGTCGCCCGCAACACCGTCCAGTCGCGCATCAAGAAGCTCGAAGAGTCCGGGGCCGTCGCCGGTTACCGCCCCGTCGTCGACCTGCCGACGCTCGGTGTGCCCCTGCAGGCGTTCATCGGCGCCGAGCTCGTGCAGGCCCGGATGGGTCACGTCATCGCCGAACTCGAACGCTTCCCCCAGGTGCTCGAGGTGCACGCGACGACGGGCCGCGAGGACCTGCTCATCCGCATGGCCGCACAGTCGCAGGAGGACCTGCTGAAGGTCCTCGAACGCATCCACGCCATCGAGGGCGTCGCCCACACCACCACCACACTGGCCCTGGCGACGCCCGTGGCGTACCGGACGCAGCCGCTGGTGGACCACCTCACCCGCGACGCCGGAACGGGCCGCTCGACGTCGTACCAGCGCTCCTGA
- a CDS encoding Glu/Leu/Phe/Val family dehydrogenase — protein sequence MTTSALDLPEFATSDGVFGRSARLTDRPHERVVFHHDAATGLRAIVAIHSTALGPALGGTRFYPYADEAAALEDVLRLSWGMTYKAAVSGVNLGGGKAVIIGDPATDKSDELLAAYGRFVDSLAGRYITAADVGTRAEDLDVVGRYTAHAVGRTVAAGGSGDSSPLTALGVFQAMRAGAETVWGEPTLAGRTVGVEGLGKVGYELVKLLVADGAEVIVSDVNPVAVARVVDEFPAQVTDNVLASSADVYAPCALGGTLTSTTAAHLDARLVCGAANNQLAQPEVEGLLGKRGIVWVPDYVANAGGLIQVAGEVDGSGAEVVRGRVESIFDRTAEIFDVSGTLGVTPGVAANRIAERRIDNA from the coding sequence ATGACCACCTCCGCCCTCGACCTTCCCGAGTTCGCCACCTCCGACGGCGTGTTCGGCCGGTCGGCCCGCCTGACCGACCGCCCCCACGAGCGGGTCGTCTTCCACCACGACGCGGCCACCGGACTGCGCGCCATCGTCGCGATCCACTCCACCGCACTCGGTCCCGCCCTCGGCGGCACCCGCTTCTATCCCTATGCGGACGAGGCGGCGGCGCTCGAGGACGTGCTGCGGCTGTCGTGGGGCATGACCTACAAGGCCGCGGTGTCGGGTGTGAACCTCGGTGGCGGTAAGGCGGTCATCATCGGTGACCCGGCGACCGACAAGAGCGACGAACTGCTCGCCGCCTACGGACGATTCGTCGACTCCCTGGCGGGCCGCTACATCACCGCCGCCGACGTGGGAACCCGCGCGGAGGACCTCGACGTCGTCGGCCGGTACACCGCGCACGCCGTGGGCCGCACCGTCGCGGCCGGTGGTTCGGGCGACAGTTCGCCGCTCACCGCGCTCGGTGTCTTCCAGGCGATGCGCGCCGGCGCCGAGACCGTCTGGGGCGAGCCGACTCTCGCGGGCCGCACTGTCGGTGTCGAGGGGCTCGGCAAGGTCGGCTACGAACTCGTGAAGCTGCTCGTCGCCGACGGGGCCGAGGTGATCGTCTCCGACGTGAACCCGGTGGCCGTCGCCCGTGTGGTCGACGAGTTCCCGGCGCAGGTCACCGACAACGTGCTCGCCTCGTCCGCCGACGTCTACGCCCCGTGCGCCCTCGGCGGCACGCTGACCTCGACGACCGCTGCCCACCTCGACGCGCGTCTCGTGTGCGGTGCGGCCAACAACCAGCTCGCGCAGCCCGAGGTGGAGGGACTGCTGGGCAAGCGTGGAATCGTCTGGGTGCCCGACTATGTCGCGAATGCGGGCGGGCTGATCCAGGTCGCCGGTGAGGTCGACGGCTCCGGCGCCGAGGTCGTCCGCGGGCGGGTGGAGTCGATCTTCGACCGCACCGCCGAGATCTTCGACGTCTCCGGCACTCTCGGCGTCACGCCGGGGGTGGCGGCGAACCGGATCGCGGAGCGGCGTATCGACAACGCCTGA
- a CDS encoding indolepyruvate ferredoxin oxidoreductase family protein, translated as MTETVIRENELPYDLDDRFRSGSGKVLLTGVQAIARLFVEQHVRAIREGRRVATFVSGYQGSPLGGLDKMLHGMPKVLAEHDITFVPGFNEELAATAVWGSQGQLGAGTPTHDGVVGVWYGKGPGLDRATDALRHANMYGVNPNGGVLLMVGDDPASKSSTVPAVSERSLAALGIPVLFPRNAAEIVTMGLHGLALSRASGCLVALKIVADVADGAWSLDGSIADLPITVPEIDWEGKKFVYKQRPMAAPGDSVIAEADLYGPRWKIVQEYGRLNGLDVIEVDPPQARVGLAATGTTFDALRQALLDLGVDDAALHRAGIRLLRIGMPYPIGPEIVHEFACGLDELIVVEDKTAFVETQIREILYGTANAPQIVGKKDADGRPLVPVDGELTAGRLRGPLRRVLRSHVELGPAPLPPLSLEVLSTSRTPYFCSGCPHNRSTALPEGSIGGGGIGCHTLVTLSGRKDSAVTGLTQMGGEGAQWIGQAPFTDIGHMFQNLGDGTYFHSGQLAVQACVAAGVNITFKLLYNDVVAMTGAQDAEGALKIPALTHKLTTEGVRKIIICSDEPKRHRKRSLARGTEVWHRDRLDEAQKLLREIEGVTVLIYDQHCAADARRQRKRGTLPARTTRVVINESVCEGCGDCGVKSNCLSVQPVDTEFGSKTRIDQTSCNTDYSCLDGDCPSFVTVETSPEKPKRRKAPTAPRVPDVDVDTPTGTSNVFLAGIGGTGIVTVNQVLATAALRAGFEVESLDQIGMSQKAGPVVSHLRFATDGLEPGNRVGPGGASALLALDLLTATEPKNLAYANREATVAVASTSRVPTGDMVYDRSVRHPDEQDLLARLDAATRTLASFDALAAAQALFGETSSANFLIVGAAHQLGGLQIPAAAIEEAIEINGVAVATNIAAFRWGRVAIADPEAFAAATEPQLPERTPTVVPERLLEGATFTGEVERLVRIRAAALIDFQDEALAARYIEQVQAAWAAERRITDRTEFSEAVARGLFKFTAYKDEYEVARMLVDPAFLGEVQSQVPGGHKLTYRLHPPVLRAMGRTKKVGFGPKSHVALKALAKAKRLRGTKLDPFGYAHVRRVERALLAHYTATVERLAAELDTAGYDRAVEIAALPDMVRGYEDVKLRSVEQYRARLAELGIDTDF; from the coding sequence ATGACCGAGACCGTGATCCGCGAGAACGAACTTCCCTACGACCTCGACGACCGATTCCGGTCCGGTTCCGGGAAGGTGTTGCTCACGGGCGTCCAGGCAATCGCGCGGCTGTTCGTCGAACAGCACGTGCGGGCCATCCGGGAGGGTCGCCGGGTCGCGACGTTCGTCTCCGGTTACCAGGGCAGCCCCCTCGGCGGCCTCGACAAGATGCTCCACGGCATGCCGAAGGTGCTCGCCGAACACGACATCACCTTCGTTCCCGGCTTCAACGAGGAACTCGCCGCCACCGCCGTGTGGGGCAGCCAGGGGCAGCTCGGCGCCGGCACACCGACCCACGACGGCGTCGTCGGCGTCTGGTACGGCAAGGGCCCCGGTCTCGACCGTGCCACCGACGCCCTGCGTCACGCCAACATGTACGGGGTGAACCCGAACGGCGGGGTGCTGCTCATGGTGGGCGACGACCCGGCGTCGAAGTCCTCGACGGTGCCCGCCGTCAGCGAGCGGTCCCTCGCAGCGCTCGGCATCCCGGTCCTGTTCCCGCGCAACGCCGCCGAGATCGTCACCATGGGGCTGCACGGCCTCGCCCTGTCACGCGCCTCCGGCTGTCTCGTCGCCCTGAAGATCGTCGCGGACGTCGCCGACGGCGCCTGGTCCCTCGACGGCTCGATCGCCGACCTGCCCATCACGGTCCCCGAGATCGACTGGGAAGGAAAGAAGTTCGTCTACAAGCAGCGACCCATGGCCGCCCCCGGCGACAGCGTGATCGCCGAGGCCGACCTCTACGGCCCACGCTGGAAGATCGTGCAGGAGTACGGCCGCCTCAACGGCCTCGACGTCATCGAGGTCGACCCGCCGCAGGCCCGCGTCGGCCTCGCCGCGACCGGCACCACCTTCGACGCCCTGCGCCAGGCCCTGCTCGACCTCGGTGTCGACGACGCCGCCCTGCACCGCGCCGGCATCCGCCTGCTGCGCATCGGCATGCCGTACCCCATCGGACCCGAGATCGTCCACGAATTCGCCTGCGGCCTCGACGAACTGATCGTGGTCGAGGACAAGACCGCCTTCGTCGAGACCCAGATCCGCGAGATCCTCTACGGCACCGCGAACGCCCCGCAGATCGTCGGCAAGAAGGACGCCGACGGCCGCCCGCTCGTGCCCGTCGACGGTGAGCTCACCGCCGGTCGCCTGCGCGGCCCGCTGCGCCGCGTGCTGCGCAGCCACGTCGAACTCGGCCCCGCGCCGCTGCCGCCGCTGTCGCTCGAGGTGCTCTCCACCTCGCGCACCCCCTACTTCTGCAGCGGCTGCCCGCACAACCGCTCCACCGCCCTGCCCGAGGGCTCCATCGGTGGCGGCGGCATCGGCTGCCACACCCTGGTCACCCTGTCCGGCCGCAAGGACAGCGCCGTCACCGGCCTGACCCAGATGGGCGGCGAGGGCGCACAGTGGATCGGCCAGGCACCGTTCACCGACATCGGCCACATGTTCCAGAACCTCGGCGACGGAACGTATTTCCACTCCGGTCAGCTCGCCGTGCAGGCGTGCGTCGCCGCCGGCGTGAACATCACCTTCAAGCTGCTCTACAACGACGTCGTCGCCATGACCGGCGCACAGGACGCCGAGGGTGCCCTGAAGATCCCGGCGCTGACCCACAAGCTCACCACCGAGGGCGTCCGCAAGATCATCATCTGCTCGGACGAACCCAAGCGGCACCGCAAGCGCAGCCTCGCGCGCGGCACCGAGGTGTGGCACCGCGACCGGCTCGACGAGGCGCAGAAACTGCTGCGCGAGATCGAGGGCGTCACCGTGCTCATCTACGACCAGCACTGCGCCGCCGACGCACGCCGTCAGCGCAAGCGCGGCACCCTGCCGGCCCGCACCACCCGCGTCGTCATCAACGAGTCGGTGTGTGAGGGCTGCGGCGACTGCGGTGTGAAGAGCAACTGCCTGTCGGTGCAGCCGGTGGACACCGAGTTCGGGTCCAAGACCCGCATCGACCAGACCTCCTGCAACACCGACTACTCGTGCCTCGACGGCGACTGCCCGTCGTTCGTGACGGTCGAGACGTCGCCGGAGAAGCCCAAGCGCCGCAAGGCCCCCACGGCGCCGCGGGTGCCGGACGTCGACGTCGACACTCCGACGGGGACGAGCAACGTCTTCCTCGCGGGCATCGGCGGCACCGGCATCGTCACCGTCAACCAGGTGCTCGCCACCGCCGCGCTGCGCGCCGGTTTCGAGGTCGAGTCCTTGGATCAGATCGGCATGAGCCAGAAGGCCGGCCCGGTGGTCTCGCACCTGCGCTTCGCCACCGACGGCCTCGAGCCCGGCAACCGTGTCGGCCCGGGTGGGGCGTCCGCACTGCTCGCGCTCGACCTGCTCACCGCCACCGAGCCGAAGAACCTCGCCTACGCGAACCGTGAGGCGACCGTGGCGGTCGCGTCGACCAGCCGCGTCCCCACCGGCGACATGGTCTACGACCGGTCGGTCCGGCATCCCGACGAGCAGGACCTGCTCGCCCGCCTCGACGCCGCGACCCGCACCCTGGCGTCCTTCGACGCCCTGGCCGCCGCGCAGGCACTGTTCGGGGAGACCTCGTCGGCGAACTTCCTGATCGTCGGTGCCGCCCACCAGCTCGGTGGACTGCAGATCCCGGCCGCCGCCATCGAGGAGGCCATCGAGATCAACGGCGTCGCCGTCGCGACCAACATCGCCGCCTTCCGTTGGGGCCGTGTGGCGATCGCCGATCCCGAGGCGTTCGCCGCCGCCACCGAACCGCAGCTGCCGGAGCGCACCCCCACCGTGGTGCCGGAGCGGCTGCTCGAGGGCGCGACCTTCACCGGTGAGGTCGAGCGTCTCGTCCGCATCCGCGCTGCCGCGCTGATCGACTTCCAGGACGAGGCCCTCGCTGCCCGCTACATCGAGCAGGTGCAGGCCGCCTGGGCCGCGGAGCGTCGCATCACCGACCGCACCGAGTTCAGCGAGGCTGTCGCACGCGGACTGTTCAAGTTCACGGCATACAAGGACGAGTACGAGGTCGCGCGGATGCTCGTCGACCCCGCCTTCCTCGGCGAGGTGCAGTCGCAGGTCCCCGGGGGGCACAAGCTCACCTACCGTCTGCACCCGCCGGTGCTGCGGGCGATGGGCCGCACCAAGAAGGTCGGCTTCGGACCGAAATCGCATGTCGCGCTGAAGGCTCTGGCCAAGGCGAAGCGGCTGCGCGGCACGAAGCTCGATCCCTTCGGCTACGCTCACGTCCGCCGCGTCGAGCGTGCCCTGCTCGCCCACTACACTGCGACCGTCGAGCGGCTCGCCGCCGAACTGGACACCGCCGGCTACGACCGTGCCGTCGAGATCGCGGCCCTGCCCGACATGGTGCGCGGCTACGAGGACGTCAAGCTCCGCTCCGTCGAGCAGTACCGGGCCCGCCTCGCCGAGCTCGGCATCGACACCGACTTCTGA
- a CDS encoding phosphoribosylanthranilate isomerase, which translates to MTFIKMCGLRDEATVDLAVELGVDAIGLVLAESPRKVTAEQAAQLRARVPEGTLAVGVYVKIPLDEIVATARTAGLDHVQVHDLRSPADVKFLHDVGLTVVRAVNTGGATEPPEDFGADLLLVDGTVAGAGVTWDWRNRSALPSGRWILAGGLHPGNVTEALAASGAWGVDVSSGIESSRGVKDPEAMRAFAAAVRGA; encoded by the coding sequence ATGACGTTCATCAAGATGTGCGGGCTGCGGGACGAGGCGACGGTGGACCTCGCCGTCGAACTCGGTGTCGACGCGATCGGGCTCGTGCTCGCAGAGAGCCCCCGCAAGGTCACCGCCGAGCAGGCCGCGCAGCTGCGGGCACGCGTGCCCGAGGGAACCCTCGCCGTCGGCGTCTACGTGAAGATCCCGCTCGACGAGATCGTCGCGACCGCCCGCACCGCCGGACTCGACCACGTCCAGGTGCACGACCTGCGCTCCCCCGCCGACGTGAAGTTCCTGCACGACGTCGGGCTGACCGTCGTCCGCGCGGTCAACACCGGCGGCGCCACCGAACCCCCGGAGGACTTCGGTGCCGACCTGCTGCTGGTCGACGGCACGGTCGCCGGGGCCGGGGTCACCTGGGACTGGCGCAACCGCAGCGCCCTGCCCTCGGGACGGTGGATCCTCGCGGGCGGGCTGCACCCCGGCAACGTCACCGAGGCGCTCGCCGCGTCGGGCGCGTGGGGCGTCGACGTCTCGAGCGGCATCGAGTCCAGTCGCGGCGTCAAAGACCCCGAAGCGATGCGCGCCTTCGCCGCCGCCGTCCGCGGCGCCTGA